The Pseudophryne corroboree isolate aPseCor3 chromosome 12, aPseCor3.hap2, whole genome shotgun sequence genomic sequence agctctccccctgtgtgactgctccccagcctcgaagacttgcatccgtggtcaccaggatccagtcttgaatcccgaacctgcatccctctaggtggtgagaactgtgtagccaccacaggagcgaaattctggctttggatgacaggattatcctctgaagcatgtgtagatgggatccggaccacttgtcaaataggtcccactggaatactctggcatggaatcggccaaactgtatggcctcgtaggccgctaccatcttccccaacaaccgaatgccttaatgaatcgacactcttgttggtttcagaatttgtttgaccattctctggatttccagagccttttctactggaagaaataccctctgtacttctgtgtccagtatcatccccagaaaggacaatcttgtcgtcagttccaattgtaactttggaaaacttatgatccaaccgtgatgttgaagtactgtcagggagagtgccatgttctgcaccaacttttccctggatctctcttttatcaggagaacttacagataaggaattatattgactccttgctgtcgaaggaggactatcatctcctgccatcaccttggtgaaaactctcggtgctgtggaaggtccgaacggcaacgcctgaaattggtaatgacaattctgtattgcgagtctcagataagcttgaagtggaggataaatgggaacacgtaagtaggcatcttttatgtctactgaaaccatgaagtccccttcctccagactggaaaccactgccctcagagattccatcttgaaatagaacctttgcaggtagagattcagagtatatAGGAttagaatcggtatgaccgagccgtccggcttcggaaccacgaatagggttgcaataaaacccttctccttgttgtaacaagggaaccaggacaaaaacttgatccttacacaattttttgtattgctgctgccaccacttccctgtctgggatagaagctggtgaggtcgatttgaaaatacagcctggggaaatgtcttgaaactccagtttgtacccgtgggactatatttgtatgacccacgggtctaggccagattgaacccagaactgactgaagagtttcagacgtgcccccacctgagcggactccagcaagggagccccagcgtcatgctgaagatttggcagaagcagaggttgatttctgctcctgtgatcctggagaaactgtggactttatttccttttccccttacttttacccacaaagaaaggggaacctttacccttttttgtaatttttgggccgaaatgactgcatctgagagtgatgtgtctttttcgccggcgcaggagcaataggcaagaatgtcgacttacctgcggtagccgcagaaactaaagcatccagcccatctccaaataaggactcaccctaatacaggagagcctccatattccttttggaatctgcgtcagcattctattggcgaatccacaacgccctccgtgctgagattgccatggtagtggctcttgatcccaagagaccaatatctttcatggtttctagcatgtacgcagcagcgtctttgatatgacctaacggtaggagtatctcgtctctatctgttGTGtccatgtctgatgacaagttttctgaccacttttcaatagtaccactcacccacgcacaggcaatggtaggcctgagtagtgtcccattggccacatcaatagattacaacgtagtctccaacttgcggtctgccggctccttaagtgaagccgtcccaggcgcagggagaaacaccttttttctttaaccgtgacagggcactgtctaaaatggggggtgactcccaccttttcctgtcctctgcatggaaaaagctaagctgcctgacttcttttgggaatctgaaaatttattttcgggttaaaccagactccctccaagagacggttcagctcatgaggtggagggaagttacattacttctttactaaagtaagcctgctcctgtggtaaaggagggggccccaTAACTTCTAATACCTTctttatagctaaaaacatgtttttaatgtttatcgctaacttaggacctattcccctggaatcactattgccgacacaggaatcagcgtccgtgtcggtatcatttcatcctacttgtgcaaatgtttatgtgacccagagggatcccctgtggatgaaaggcagaactattaaaaatcacatcttcaacagattattttcagttttctgcatgagactcagacttatccaatctcttactgatatgattcacactcagtagcggatcttgccacgggcaagcagtacttttgcctggggcgccgccttccggagggcgccgccccatggcaagatccgctgctgctatgccccccgctgccgctgccccgctgtgaagggaaactagacgcgtagcacatcctactacagtacagggggcgtaactggccacgccccctaatgccgcccggggcgcaagaagccccggaaccggccctgttcacactatcacgtaaatctttcacccagtcaggctcttggtgtcacattacaactctgtgtccctaacatagctcccacagaggaagagctccctgcctcagatatgtcacacacgtgcacaatcacaccacagacactccggggcttatagggaatagacccacagtaaaatctgtcagagggacacagaaaggaattgccagtccacaaatcagcgcttaaataaaaaattcCTGTGTTGTGTaccttgtacacagagactttccgctctatatatattgtcaataattGTTATAATACCACAATAATATACActtcccccccttttttcactctgatactaaaatcataagttgagaggaggatcagcgtttcttcccttgctttttgctggaagaaaatggcgctgaacagtgtgctggctgcctgaggaagaagccccgccccctgcaatggcgcatttttcctcagcaaacatgaggtaatatttatactcgCGGGGGCGTAGGATTGTGCaacggcccaatatgctacctttttgccagtcagagtaggtgTTTACGCTTTCCAGGGCGACCCCCgcgccctgctgtgcgctgtgtatggatagcatgtccgtgcagcgttaccgctcgctgcgtggtaccttgagctgtcacgatgaccggaggtccctccagtaacaatactcacgcgtcttctgacttctggctctgttaggggggtgacggcgtgctgtgggagtgagcgcatagccgcagctagtgttcagttcccttcaggagctaatggtgtcctgtcagcaagaagcagggccatgaaactattcaggaagttggttcctacttcttccccctaagtcccacgaagcagggagactgttgccagcagtctccctgaaaataaaaaacctaacaaagtctttcagtgaaactcagtagaactccactggagtgcgaccagtctgcctgggcatattttctaaactgaggtctggaggaggggcatagagggaggagccagttcacattctagaaaagtcttaaagtgctcatggctcctgcggaaccgtctatactccatggtactgaagtggaccacagcatcctctaggacgtatgagacatggcgctgaaacgctgctgggtccgctctgagaagctacgtccccttaatggcgctgtcttcccgctcttcaagattatactggcctgaggattttaggtgctggctgagatccgcagaccccgacaggctaaattggtcagtgtagggtcaggcgctggctcagggtgcacctcacagcgccacactgaagtaccgctgagccgtccgggagcgcagttaatactgcgctcctaccctgaagccgccatcttcacaccccgcttgttaggggggacggtgactcactcgccacgcttcagctCTGCTAGGGGGTGGCGGCCtgatgctggggtgagcgttcccctgcggctgggagcgatctatcccctcttcagctcaatgtccagtcagtggagacagtggctcagaccccgcagggcagacactgctaccCCCCTCAGTTCCTCGctacaggcaggctgttgccaacagcctcctgtaaaaaaacaaactctaaaaaataactttactagaaaagctctgtagagctcccctagctgtgaccggctcctccgggcacattttctaaactgagtctggtattaggggcatagagggaggagccagcccacactattaaactcttaaagtgccaatggctcctggtggacccgtctataccccatggtactaatatggaccccagcatcctctaggacgtaagagaaaaattgtttataTCCAATTTCTGTGCGCTGTAATACTATTTCTTTCTTCTTTTGATTTTATCCATCTAATAGGCGTGAGTAGCCCTATATTACTGGCTACACATTAATTGTGGTGATAAAGCGCTTGGTTAAATTGTCTATATTATGCTATTATATAGGAAATTGGCAATATATTATATTGTATCTTTATTATATTATGAACCTCTGCATAATATGGTTCCCGAACTCGGTGTCCTCCCTTATATCCCTTCcttcccttttttttctttgcgccctCTTCTCTCTTTAAACTGCAtaatttcaataaaaatgtaatattgaaaaataaaaaaatagtaagCAGGCCTTATGTAGCATTTACTGCTGTTTTCAGACTATTGGTCACAGACACTACTGAATGGCGGTTTTAACATCACActggttagtaaatatacccttcacGAGCCAGACTGTGAGACACTGGTTATAGACAATTACTTCTACTTTCTTGCTGATCAGGCTCACTGACGTGAGCACACTGGCACTTTGTCGTACACAGTGGCATCTGTGTGTGCctatcccaggattggcctccctatgtaCAGCCCTTTGAATGTGAAAGGACTGAGATGTCCTCTTTGTTCATGTTTAGATGCTGCCGTCGGACGCACCATGGAAATTTGAACCAGCCCCATACTAGCCGCAGTGtctgtcagagtatggcctccagtgtgagaGATTACGTGTATGGGTTCCCAAGCAGTTATGTTACATGCCCATTACACAGTGGGGTAgatgcatgaagcagtgaaaagagcagagtAGTGAACCAGCGGAGaaatggcccatggcaaccaatcagctttgaagtagcatttatcaagtgcattctataaaacgataggtagcagctgattggtttccatggtcaacttatccactcttttcactgcttcatacatttaccccccaGTGTATTGTGTGTCCGAGTAGCCACCTCATGGGAATGCCCAATACATAAACCctggactgttataccccttttccactggctcaaaaaacacaggtaattgcacgggggcgcacatttacccgtattttttgcaagtggaaaagggtcccctgcAAAAATCCGGATCAAGtgaccgtgaatcctacccgggtatctacctgggtaggacacgggaatgatccgggtagggttgtagtgtaaacgggagccgtgtcgatgcaacacggctccagtttacactgtatggaagggcggcgctgggagatcatgtgatctcccagcgccgcccctgccacgtcactagcagcgtcaccaacccggcaatatgccgggttggtgactgctgatgggaaaggggctgagATCGGGTCGCAGCCGgccagcacccgtgtcaggctcccgactgcgacccgtgctcgtaggtggaaatggGGTATAagtgtgtcttgaggactgaggttgggaatgcctgtaataAGCCATGCGACTCTTACATTCACACTATGAGACGCAGGTGCTGCTCAGCTTTTTGCCCAAATATTATGTtgcatccgactcagaatcagtCTGTCTCTGTAATTTATTTATGCACTACACATTTGTAAATTTGTTACTGCCCTTCTGCTCCATGGGAGGTTTCTGTCCTGTGTGAGCTCACATTAGGACTGCTGTGTTACGGTTTGATAGGTGTAgtgcagtcaaactccccacctgccactgtaagCAGATCAGTTTCAGAATCTGAGTTTGTACTGAATTGCTTCAGAACATCAATTAACTTGTTCAGAACATGAAAATGTGTGTACCCTCAcgggctcaccacaggttactgctcccaatagatgtccatgtgGTCAGTGTTCTGAGGCATTTTCATTACGCTAACCCAGGGGGTCCCGTGTCCGGATATTGAGGGTGGGGGTTGTGAAAGATTTCACCAGAGTGTCATTTATTTTAGTTTCTCCTTTAAACGGGACACTCTGAGGCCGATGTTTACCCATTTTTATCAATTGAAGTTATTTATTTTCAACCGGCGAAGCAGTATTTGAAACAATTGCTATGTGTCCCGCTTCCCAGCCTACCTGCGCTATACACGACAGTGACAGACAACTTAGTGAAGTCTGGACCAAGaacacccacaaacacacacactgaacaCAGACATCCCAGATCGGTAGCGTCTAGTTTTTCTTTGTGGAGAGATCCTTTCCCATAACTCTCTGGgttcatgtcacaatctatttggaatagtaaagtgtggcgaacgAAGTGGAGTGAGACAcgaagcccgaagcgtggcgagagtccaatgctgcacagaaagaaaaaaaaatccccaaaacgaacggagaacgaagaaaacatataggagatgtaagggcggaagttctctcctgccctctcgttttgtcacgtccaggtccttaacACGAagataacatagacacaaccatcacAGATTCCGCCTTACGTACCATGTGATACAGCTGAAGTCACATGACCGCACGACGTAGTTTTGCCCGTCCGAGCGCGCCGCCATGTTATGGATGTCTGCTGACGCATTTCCGCGTTGACGTCGGTGCGTCAGCGCGTTCACGTTGGGTATATAAGATACGGCTGCCCTCGTTTCCGCCTTTTCCCGGTCCCTCTAGACCCGCTTTTTGCTATCCCCTTCCATCCTTCTCCGGTGGGGCGTCCCCGGGCAGATTCCGACCATGACTGAGCAGATGACCCTTCGGGGGACCCTAAAGGGTCATAATGGTTGGGTTACCCAAATAGCAACCACCCCGCAGTTCCCGGACATGATCCTCAGCTCTTCTCGGGGTGAGATACATGTGTACGCGCATCCATACTATTACACACCGGGCCTACTGCAGCTCTGTGTGACTGCTACTGTCTGTGTGTTGCGTGGCGCGGCCGCTCAGTGCCCCGGGGCTGCTGTAATGGCCTCCTGCCTCTGGGCTCCTGTCTGTACATATGAGTAGCCTCAGAGGCTTGGTATCTGGGCCTGCATACAGCTCCTGTTAGTTCCCTCATTGTGTTACTGCTGCAGGTACTCCCATGGCTAGGCTTTATCTGATGACACTGTGCTATTGTTTTAATATATTAAATACTGTGCCTGGTGCTGCCTATGTCTCCCTATCTGTATTCTATTCTTCAGGGCTCTCCCCTCTTTCTCCTCTGTATCTTTCTCTGATACACAGATATATCAAACCTTAGGAAGTGAACAAGTTGTACGTAGCTTCTAGCTGCTGTTTATCTAGCAGTGTGACaagctggttgctatgggttacttcACTCTCttgaaggcttaatacatctcccccttattctCTCACTACTGTTTGTCTTGTCTTTTCACCCACCCCATTTCTTCATCAGTTACTTTCCTGGATGTTGTGGGATGCTCAGTGTGAAAGTCTTGTATAAGTACATAACTGCACAAGTCACTGATCAGAATTAAGTGACAGATGGGTGATACAGCTATACCTATGTCATCTCTCAGGTATGAGCTTTTACCTGGGCAATTGACTGTTCTGTATGTATGATGCAGTATTTGCTTCCTTGTATTTGTGCATGAATGTAGCTTTATAAACAGGTAATTTCTTTAAAATATGCAGAGCTAAATATCTGCTTGCTGTTTTGCAATTAACTTTTAAGCATAACGTTTTATATGGAAGCATGTGGTTTAGGGTACTCTGCCTTAAGTCCATCACTGCGATGCAGAACATGTCTTGCAAGGTGCACCCTGTTACAACTTACAACAGGCAATGCGTGAAATGAAGCTTTATATACTTTATGTTAAATAATTTTTTCCTCATCTCTAGACAAGACTGTCATCATGTGGAAGCTGACTCGTGACGAGACAAACTATGGTGTTCCCCAGCGCGCCCTGCGTGGTCACTCCCACTTTGTCAGTGATGTTGTCATCTCATCTGATGGCCAGTTTGCACTGTCGGGATCTTGGGATGGAACTTTGCGTCTGTGGGACCTTACCACGTAAGTGTTGCTGGTTAGGTTATTGGCGCTCACTTGGGTGCTTAAGTTGTTTCTAGCACCACATACCACTTCCTCAGGGGATTGTCGAACGTTAGGTCTTTGCTGTGCATCAGTTTTGCAGCCGTTATTATAACAAAAATGGTAAACTATGGATTATCGGCACAAGTATGTCTGAAGTGAATTGCCATAACTGAGCTAATTTAATACAATGTCATTTAGTATTTCTTAGCTGTATGGCTTCTGTAATAGGTTAAAGTTGCAGTAGGTTTGAAGGCTTATATTTTTGCTATATATCCCAATGAATGTATAGTGGGCTAGTGTTTGATGTTGTGGCCATTACAGTTATCTATGCTTTCTACAGTGGAACCACCACAAGACGATTTGTGGGTCACACCAAGGATGTTCTGAGTGTGGCTTTCTCTGCGGACAACCGTCAGATTGTCTCTGGGTCCCGGGATAAAACCATCAAGTTGTGGAACACTCTAGGAGTGTGCAAATACACAGTCCAGGTAGGAATGGCTGGAAAGTGGTTGTTAGAGCAATATGGCGTATCTGGTCCTTGTGATTAGAGAATCTGTTCTGAGTGTTTCTTATAGAAACTGTATCAAACAAGCTGACAATCCTGCAATGATGATGGGACTAGAGAAGCTTAACATGCATAGCTTCTGGAAACAATATCTGAATGTTCCGTTTGTTGCGTATCAGGTTTAAAGACTAACCTTACTATCTTGCAGGAGGAGTCTCATTCAGAATGGGTATCCTGTGTCCGTTTCTCACCCAACAGCAGCAATCCCATCATCGTATCCTGTGGATGGGACAAGATGGTGAAGGTAGGCTTGATCTGGGGTTTCTGGGTGTCCAGTAGTTGTCTATAGTTTGTATAGATTTAGGTCAAGGAAGGCATGTGGTATAGAAATCCTTGGGAGGATAAGACTGCAACAGCTGTACTCTAGAATATTTTGCCTGTATGTTAACTTAAAAACCTCAGCAATTGTTACTACTTCAGCATATGTTTCCATAAACATACTGTCACTTTTGTTTCCGAGGACAAATCTCAAACTGGCATTTAGTAGAAGTTGTAAGGTTCCAATATATTTAAGCGCAGTTCCCCAGAACGGAGTTGCTAATTGGTGGTCTGCTATGACCAAGGATCCATCTGGGAAATGCTTCATTAAAAATCCCTGATCTGATTGGCGAATTGATATTTTCAAACTGGTTAAATATTCCCCAACCCAGGCGTCAGGAGATCAGGAAATTGCGTCAGTCCGTCGCTAATGTATTGGGGGTTTTTAGATATGCAATGCTACTATATTAAGTATATGAAGTGCGCACGTATGTTAGTTACTGTACTGTGTCTTATTGAGTGTTTATAACTCTTCACTGGTCATTTCAAGATTGTAACAGATCTATATGGAGATTAACTGCACCCAGGACCTAACTGAATTGTTCTTTTTATGTCTCATCCATTCGTAGTATCCACTAGATGTGCTGTCACAGCACTATTAATATGTAAATAACACAAAAATTTTGGTTCACTGATAACCTCAGTGTGTGAGTatctcattggggtcgattctattcggcaactaatgaatagcgccgggaattagctcccgacgctattcaattcagcaactagttacgtcggcgatggcccgttctcgccgacaaaacaggttgaattgtcgggagaacgggcattctccgacttaactccccggcgcgaggctgattcccgacagaatcagcctcgcgccggccgcgaggcagcacttttgtcggctttcttctctcatcccccggggatgagagaagaattcccgacaattgcaggtaattagttgctgaattgaatagcgtcgggagctaattcccggcgctattcattagttgccgaatagaatcgacccctatgaaTAGAAAAAGGAGTCCAGTCTAATTCTGAGGAAAAAAAAGTTTATTGCATGTCCTATGTTAATGTGCATTAATCAGTCTAACTTGAATTTTCTCCTCGATTTTAGATGGATTCACTTTTTTCCTACACAGTGAAGTTACCATTGAGTGCTCTATTGTCATTCTTTTATCTTGCACATTTTGACatgtgagtttcatgtaattttattTCAGGTCTGGAATTTGGCTAACTGCAAACTGAAGACCAACCACATTGGCCACAGTGGCTTCCTGAACACTGTAACTGTGTCACCTGATGGGTCTCTGTGTGCCTCTGGGGGCAAGGTGAGAACAAGGGGGTGGGGCTTTCAGACTTAATTTAAAACGTATGATCTTTCTGTTCAATTATCGCAAAGGTGAGATGTGACTTTCTGATCTAAATAAGCTGTCTCCATATGAGGCTCAAATGGTAGTTTGTGTTGTTGGTCACTTCTGTAAtaggctttttattttttatttggtgtAACCTTGAGGAAATTTGATGGTCAGGTCTGCATTTTTTGTTAGCGTGTACATTTTAGTGTTGGCTATAGTTACCAGAGACAGTAGAAAATGAACTGCTTGGGATGGGTTCTGTTCAGAAACAGCATGTTTGAAGCAAGTACTGATTTTTTTTCGTTTGCTTGATTGATTTAGTCCATTGAGCAACTCTTGGCACCTACTGACAAACAATATGACTGTAACTGCATCCACTATATCAGGCATAGGCAACCCTTGGCCCTAGTGTCACTACTTGATTGACAACTGTGGAGTTGGGTCACTCAATTGCTTTGCTTGCCCCTTCCTTACTCCACCTCCTTCCCTCATAGAAGACACACAGGGATAATTCAACATGCTACCCTCGGCTGCTTTGAAACCActcaacccagcatgccctgcaacaatttTAGACCCTCTCTAAACTGGAGAACACAAGTGTGGCCTGTATACCAAGCAAAGTCTGGACCTCTCTGCATGAGCCCCGGCATAGCTAGTTTAGTTAAGTCTGTACGTAATTTTGAAGCATGTCTTCCTTTCCAGACTACAAATTATGAACTTTATGTAAATGTTATAGGTTATGGTAGTGGGTTGTAATGTTGAATGTTTTACATAGAAAAATGTTGCCTACCACTGCCCTAGATCTTCTCTTCCCTGCTGCAACTTCAGTGATATAGAAATGTAATTTGGCTTGCAATTTCCTTTGTTTCCAGGATGGACAAGCCATGCTGTGGGATTTGAACGAGGGGAAACACTTGTACACACTCGATAGTGGAGACATCATTAATGCCCTCTGTTTCAGCCCTAACCGTTACTGGCTGTGTGCTGCCACTGGGCCAAGCATCAAAATCTGGGTATGCTACATGACTCTAAGATACTGTAACCTTTGCCCTGTTGGGGCTTCCTGGTACACATGCAAAGTGAATGTAGGATGAAGCCAGAGAGTTGGAATGGATCCTCATCTGGGGAGTCTTAAATTCAAATATCTTCACTGTATATTAGCAAGCATGGAGTTAGTTCTTGCAGTGATGATTTCTTATGCCATCTGATGCTCATTGCTGAAACTCAGAGGCTGTTGCTGAGCAAGACTAGTCTCTTACACGATAGACCATTGTGTGTTTCGTATCTGACACTATTATGCTTTTTTAGGATCTTGAGGGTAAGATCATTGTAGATGAACTGAAACAGGAAGTGATCAGTACAAGCAGCAAAGCTGAGCCACCACAATGTACTTCTCTGGCCTGGTCAGCGGACGGACAGGTAATGGGCTATTGTTAATTAAATTTCATCTAGAATTTTACTAATGCTGTGTTATTTCATTCATCCTTGCTTGGCATCACTTCCTCCTACACAAATTTTGGCTTAATATAGTTGGTGAGCACACAGCGTTTCTAACGCTACTACTATAGTCACATCTGTATACCATATATTGGTTGCAGGAAACTGCTGTATTATGGAAATGTAACAGTTACAGGTAGTCTGCATAAACATACATGTATTTTAAGTCAGTGCAAATTTCTTACATCTGTTTAACCTTTTTATGACCTTTTGGCCATTTAAATGGATGTCATTGAAAAATGTATTGTGTAGCCTCTATTGTGGTTGCTGTTCAAATCCCAGTGTCCATTTAAATGTGTGAAAAT encodes the following:
- the RACK1 gene encoding small ribosomal subunit protein RACK1 → MTEQMTLRGTLKGHNGWVTQIATTPQFPDMILSSSRDKTVIMWKLTRDETNYGVPQRALRGHSHFVSDVVISSDGQFALSGSWDGTLRLWDLTTGTTTRRFVGHTKDVLSVAFSADNRQIVSGSRDKTIKLWNTLGVCKYTVQEESHSEWVSCVRFSPNSSNPIIVSCGWDKMVKVWNLANCKLKTNHIGHSGFLNTVTVSPDGSLCASGGKDGQAMLWDLNEGKHLYTLDSGDIINALCFSPNRYWLCAATGPSIKIWDLEGKIIVDELKQEVISTSSKAEPPQCTSLAWSADGQTLFAGYTDNLIRVWQVTIGTR